From Streptomyces griseorubiginosus, one genomic window encodes:
- the larB gene encoding nickel pincer cofactor biosynthesis protein LarB, with the protein MSEVLNLGFARVDLDREARQGLPEVVYGPGKTPEQIIGIVTGLLTHNTGPVLVTRVAADVAEAVLASAAGGTYDAEARLLLWRPAVTGDFSVLVAAAGTSDRPVAAEAVAVATAVGLDTSTVHDVGVAGLDRVLQVRDQLGAADAVIVVAGMEGALASVVGGLVRAPVVAVPVSTGYGASLEGVTALLAMHASCAAGVTVVNIDSGFSAAMAVHRIAQTRGGAEGGAR; encoded by the coding sequence ATGAGCGAGGTGCTGAACCTGGGCTTCGCCCGCGTGGACCTCGACCGCGAGGCCCGCCAGGGGCTGCCCGAGGTCGTCTACGGACCCGGCAAGACCCCGGAGCAGATCATCGGCATCGTCACCGGGCTGCTGACCCACAACACCGGCCCGGTGCTGGTTACCCGCGTCGCAGCGGACGTCGCCGAGGCCGTCCTGGCGTCCGCGGCGGGCGGCACGTACGACGCGGAGGCCCGCCTGCTGCTGTGGCGTCCCGCGGTCACCGGTGACTTCTCCGTCCTCGTCGCGGCCGCCGGGACGTCCGACCGGCCGGTCGCCGCCGAGGCGGTCGCGGTGGCCACCGCCGTCGGCCTGGACACCAGTACCGTCCACGACGTGGGTGTGGCGGGACTCGACCGTGTCCTCCAGGTCCGGGACCAACTCGGCGCCGCGGACGCGGTGATCGTCGTGGCCGGGATGGAGGGCGCACTGGCCAGCGTGGTCGGCGGCCTGGTCCGCGCACCCGTCGTGGCGGTCCCCGTCTCCACGGGCTACGGCGCCTCGCTGGAGGGCGTCACCGCACTGCTCGCCATGCACGCGTCCTGCGCGGCCGGGGTGACCGTGGTCAACATCGACTCCGGCTTCTCGGCCGCGATGGCGGTCCACCGCATCGCCCAGACGCGTGGCGGCGCCGAAGGAGGCGCCCGGTGA
- the larC gene encoding nickel pincer cofactor biosynthesis protein LarC — protein MICWINPFTGLAGDMLLAALIDAGAPLDRIRAAVAATGLTGWELTAERVTDHGLSATRVRVHVTDSLTERHAAEVIDLASRATPEPVAALAVAAVTAVAEVEGRLHDADPAAVHLHELGGHDTLVDIVGTAAALHALGVTDVVSSPLPLGRGRIDAAHGVLPCPAPATLALLAGAAVTGTDLPGETVTPTGAALLRASGARYGPPPPMTLGPTGYGAGTRRLPDRPNVTAVTLGEPARTGQEDVVVLETNLDDVTGEILGHTIARAMDAGALDAWATPAVMKKGRPAQVLHVLTTPEHERALRDLVLAETGSLGIRRLTATRTTLPRRFETVDVDGHPVRIKHGPHRAKPEHDDLVAAATQLGLPLRAVAARALRGQAEDHPPKERGTHG, from the coding sequence GTGATCTGCTGGATCAACCCCTTCACCGGCCTGGCCGGCGACATGCTGCTGGCCGCGCTGATCGACGCCGGGGCACCCCTGGACCGTATCCGAGCCGCCGTCGCCGCCACCGGCCTGACCGGCTGGGAACTCACCGCCGAGCGCGTCACCGACCACGGCCTGTCCGCCACACGGGTCCGTGTCCACGTCACCGATTCCCTCACCGAGCGCCACGCCGCCGAGGTGATCGACCTCGCCTCCCGGGCCACCCCCGAGCCCGTGGCGGCCCTCGCGGTCGCCGCGGTGACCGCCGTGGCCGAGGTGGAGGGCCGTCTGCACGACGCCGACCCCGCAGCCGTCCACCTGCACGAACTGGGCGGCCACGACACCCTCGTCGACATCGTCGGCACCGCCGCCGCCCTGCACGCCCTCGGCGTCACCGACGTCGTCAGCTCGCCGCTGCCCCTCGGCCGGGGGCGCATCGACGCGGCCCACGGCGTCCTGCCCTGCCCGGCCCCGGCCACGCTCGCCCTGCTCGCCGGAGCCGCGGTCACCGGCACCGACCTGCCGGGGGAGACGGTGACCCCGACCGGCGCCGCGCTGCTGCGCGCGTCCGGGGCCCGGTACGGCCCACCGCCGCCCATGACCCTCGGGCCCACCGGCTACGGCGCGGGCACCCGACGCCTGCCCGACCGGCCCAACGTCACCGCCGTCACCCTCGGCGAACCGGCCCGCACCGGCCAGGAGGACGTCGTCGTCCTGGAGACCAACCTCGACGACGTCACCGGCGAGATCCTCGGCCACACCATCGCCCGGGCCATGGACGCCGGGGCGCTCGACGCCTGGGCCACCCCCGCCGTGATGAAGAAAGGCCGCCCCGCCCAGGTGCTGCACGTGCTCACCACGCCCGAGCACGAGCGGGCGCTGCGGGACCTCGTCCTGGCCGAGACCGGCAGCCTCGGCATCCGCCGCCTGACCGCGACCCGCACCACCCTGCCGCGCCGCTTCGAGACCGTCGACGTCGACGGACACCCGGTGCGGATCAAACACGGCCCCCACCGGGCCAAGCCCGAACACGACGACCTGGTGGCCGCCGCGACCCAACTGGGCCTGCCCCTGCGTGCGGTGGCCGCCCGTGCGCTGCGCGGGCAGGCCGAGGACCACCCGCCGAAGGAGCGAGGAACCCATGGGTGA
- the larE gene encoding ATP-dependent sacrificial sulfur transferase LarE: MGDDTQEQRLLDQVRAIGPLAVAYSGGADSALVLAAAVRALGPERVLAVTAVSESLAAEELPRARRLAESLGVVHLTPRTEELSRPGYRANGRDRCYFCKSEVLDTIAVLAREHGRDQVATGTNADDARDPHRPGIRAGRERGIHTPLLDTGLDKAAVRRLSRAWDLPTWDKPATPCLASRIRYGIEVTPHRLARVDRAETAVRALLADAGLTVTDLRVRDLGDTVRLEIDSRLVERVAAHPEIPRALASAGYGDLPHDVGPFRSGGLNLELRPGG, translated from the coding sequence ATGGGTGACGACACACAGGAACAGCGCCTGCTGGACCAGGTGCGGGCCATCGGACCGCTCGCCGTGGCCTACTCCGGCGGCGCCGACTCCGCGCTCGTCCTCGCCGCCGCGGTGCGCGCGCTGGGACCGGAGCGGGTCCTGGCCGTCACCGCGGTGTCCGAGAGCCTGGCCGCGGAGGAACTCCCCCGGGCCCGCAGGCTCGCCGAGAGCCTTGGCGTGGTCCACCTGACCCCGCGCACCGAGGAGCTCTCCCGCCCCGGCTACCGGGCCAACGGCCGCGACCGCTGCTACTTCTGCAAGTCGGAGGTCCTGGACACGATCGCCGTGCTCGCCCGCGAGCACGGCCGCGACCAGGTGGCCACCGGAACCAACGCGGACGATGCCCGCGACCCGCACCGCCCGGGCATCCGGGCCGGCCGGGAACGCGGCATCCACACCCCGCTGCTCGACACCGGCCTGGACAAGGCGGCCGTACGACGGCTCAGCAGGGCCTGGGACCTGCCCACCTGGGACAAGCCGGCGACCCCCTGTCTCGCCAGCCGGATCCGCTACGGCATCGAGGTCACCCCGCACCGCCTCGCCCGCGTCGACCGCGCGGAGACCGCCGTACGCGCCCTGCTCGCCGACGCCGGACTGACGGTGACCGATCTGCGGGTCCGTGATCTCGGGGACACCGTGCGCCTGGAGATCGACTCCCGCCTCGTGGAGCGTGTGGCGGCGCATCCGGAGATCCCCCGGGCGCTGGCGAGCGCGGGCTACGGCGATCTGCCCCACGACGTCGGGCCCTTCAGGTCGGGAGGGCTCAACCTGGAGCTCCGGCCGGGTGGTTGA
- a CDS encoding ATP-binding SpoIIE family protein phosphatase, protein MGNQSDVSGAAEDAGTGVPEDFAVVIDAGLRIMAWSAGARALLGHASDDVVGLPAAELLAADLPESARRHLSAGEPWTSDVALRHRDGDRVLVQLCGTPLPAGEAGSLWLVTGAAATYASGPGEADAAQLWDRALAQLPLSVAVYDRRARFVACNQVMSRAMGMTSDEMKGLTLTEIQASHEPMDLLQREVMRTGDAIHSEQEPGRAPGELQDHAWSVYLTPLKDPGGSVQGLSALVIDTTEQYWARRRLEVLNEASTRIGSTLDVTRTAEELAEVAVSGFADYVVVDLLESVACGEEPEPVPPTGPVVLSRCAHASVLPGCPEAAVPVGETATRPAHSPAARALRTGRGTRLRMGDPVLREWLAESPARGEAVRQFGMHSVLLVPLRARGITLGLVYLVRHRTPEAFTDDDLLLAEEMAARAAVSVDNARRYTQERRTALALQRSLLPERLPAPAAVDLAYRYLPAGSASGVGGDWFDVIPLSGGRVALVVGDVVGHGIHASATMGRLRTAVRTLADVDLAPDELLTQLDDLVVRLDRQEGPDARGLPSGASGEVGATCLYAVYDPVSCTCRMARAGHPPPALVAPDGTVRYLDVPAGPPLGVGGLPFEAVEVELDEGSVLALYTDGLIEAADHDIDRGLGLLRDALAHPPSRLEDICDQVVRKVIPAAPADDIVLLLARTSALDADRVHTWRLPTDPALVAGARREAGEQLTAWGLDELAFATELIVSELVTNAIRYGSAPIELRLLRGDTLICEVSDGSSTAPHLRRARSFDEGGRGLLLVAQLAERWGSRQTATGKTIWAELPLPD, encoded by the coding sequence ATGGGCAACCAGTCCGACGTCTCCGGTGCGGCAGAGGACGCGGGCACCGGAGTACCCGAGGACTTCGCCGTCGTGATCGATGCCGGGCTGCGAATCATGGCGTGGAGCGCAGGCGCCCGGGCGCTGCTCGGACATGCGTCCGACGACGTCGTGGGCCTGCCGGCCGCCGAGCTGCTCGCCGCGGACCTGCCCGAATCCGCCCGCAGGCACCTGTCCGCCGGAGAGCCGTGGACGAGCGACGTGGCACTGCGCCACCGCGACGGCGACCGCGTCCTCGTGCAGCTCTGCGGCACACCGTTGCCGGCCGGAGAGGCGGGCTCGCTCTGGCTCGTCACGGGCGCCGCAGCGACGTACGCCTCCGGTCCGGGCGAGGCGGACGCCGCTCAGCTGTGGGACCGGGCGCTCGCGCAGCTCCCGCTGTCCGTGGCCGTCTACGACCGCCGGGCCCGCTTCGTGGCCTGCAACCAGGTGATGAGCCGGGCCATGGGCATGACCAGCGACGAGATGAAGGGCCTGACCCTCACCGAGATCCAGGCGAGTCACGAGCCGATGGACCTTCTCCAGCGGGAGGTCATGCGCACCGGGGACGCGATCCACAGCGAGCAGGAGCCGGGCCGGGCGCCGGGCGAGCTCCAGGACCACGCCTGGTCGGTCTATCTCACCCCGCTCAAGGACCCTGGCGGCTCTGTGCAGGGCCTGTCGGCGCTGGTGATCGACACCACCGAGCAGTACTGGGCCCGGCGCCGCCTGGAGGTGCTCAACGAGGCCAGTACGCGCATCGGCAGCACCCTCGACGTGACGCGGACCGCGGAGGAGCTCGCCGAGGTGGCCGTATCGGGATTCGCCGACTACGTCGTCGTCGACCTGCTGGAGTCCGTCGCCTGTGGAGAGGAACCGGAACCGGTCCCGCCCACGGGGCCGGTCGTGCTGTCCCGCTGCGCCCACGCCTCGGTGCTTCCGGGCTGTCCAGAGGCCGCGGTGCCGGTGGGTGAGACGGCCACCCGGCCCGCGCACTCCCCGGCGGCCAGGGCCCTGCGCACCGGCCGGGGCACCCGGCTGCGCATGGGCGACCCGGTGCTGCGCGAGTGGCTGGCCGAGTCCCCGGCCCGCGGCGAGGCGGTTCGGCAGTTCGGGATGCACTCGGTGCTGCTGGTGCCGCTGCGCGCCCGTGGCATCACCCTGGGCCTGGTGTACCTGGTCCGGCACCGCACGCCGGAGGCCTTCACCGACGACGACCTGCTGCTGGCCGAGGAGATGGCCGCGCGGGCGGCGGTGAGCGTCGACAACGCCCGCCGCTACACCCAGGAACGCCGGACCGCCCTCGCCCTCCAGCGCAGCCTGCTGCCCGAGCGGTTGCCCGCACCTGCGGCGGTGGACCTCGCCTACCGGTACCTGCCGGCCGGTTCCGCGAGCGGGGTCGGCGGCGACTGGTTCGACGTCATCCCCCTGTCCGGGGGACGGGTCGCCCTCGTGGTCGGTGACGTGGTGGGCCACGGCATCCACGCCTCGGCCACGATGGGCCGGCTGCGCACGGCCGTACGCACCCTCGCCGACGTCGATCTCGCCCCCGACGAACTGCTCACCCAGCTCGACGACCTGGTCGTCAGACTCGACCGGCAGGAGGGCCCCGACGCACGGGGACTGCCGAGCGGGGCTTCGGGAGAGGTGGGCGCCACCTGCCTGTACGCCGTCTACGACCCGGTCTCCTGCACCTGCCGCATGGCCCGCGCGGGACATCCGCCGCCGGCGCTGGTGGCCCCTGACGGAACCGTGCGGTACCTCGACGTGCCCGCCGGCCCGCCCCTGGGGGTCGGAGGACTGCCGTTCGAGGCCGTCGAGGTCGAACTGGACGAGGGCAGCGTGCTCGCCCTCTACACGGACGGGCTGATCGAGGCCGCCGACCATGACATCGACCGGGGGCTCGGCCTGCTGCGGGACGCGCTGGCCCATCCGCCCTCGCGCCTGGAGGACATCTGCGACCAGGTGGTCCGCAAGGTGATACCCGCCGCTCCCGCCGACGACATCGTGCTGCTCCTGGCCCGCACGTCCGCGCTCGACGCCGACCGGGTGCACACATGGCGGCTGCCCACGGACCCCGCACTCGTCGCCGGGGCCCGCCGCGAGGCCGGCGAACAGCTGACCGCGTGGGGGCTGGACGAGCTGGCCTTCGCCACCGAACTGATCGTCAGCGAACTGGTCACCAACGCCATCCGCTACGGCAGCGCGCCCATCGAACTGCGCCTTCTGCGCGGCGACACCCTCATCTGTGAGGTCTCCGACGGCAGCAGCACCGCCCCGCACCTGCGCCGGGCCCGCTCCTTCGACGAGGGCGGACGCGGACTGCTGCTCGTCGCCCAGCTCGCGGAGCGCTGGGGCAGCCGCCAGACCGCCACCGGGAAGACGATCTGGGCGGAGCTGCCGCTGCCGGACTGA
- a CDS encoding RICIN domain-containing protein: MRPLHRGAGLAKALAAGIVVFATLVPAQSAQAATTNFYVDPTGGNDSNSGTTTAAAFRTIQAAQAAVRASNTNMSDDIVVNLRGGTYNLTSPITLGTSDSGTNGHTVVYQAYNGETPVISSGRTITGWTAASNGEYKASMGSLNFRQLYVNGVRATRARYPDLGSDFQLQGSDKTNKLLQVLSSQISNWSNLGKVEMNLELQWAENYLRLKSFTTAGGTANVSLQDHEAGILFQRPFPVLSNGSPLHFENAHEFLNEPGEFYVDTAAQTVYYKPRSGEDMSTATVQAPTLPTLVEVKGTSLDAPVHDLRFTGITFAQTTWMEASNNGLLNGQGGNFNLSADPSNHQYVDRPPAGVHVTDADRVSFTGNTFTQMGSTALDLHHGVHDSSVTGNVVYDIAGNGIMVGKFSDPTVEYHTVYNPPTSPAGEDAREVVKNVTVNDNLITRIGEDYLGTAGINAGFVNSTTINHNDISDAPWAAISLGWGWQSAANAEGNNSISYNRIGNVLNRLCDTAGIYHLSNDPGTVINDNYVHDVVRSPAACGSAVAGVYLDEGSNNMTVSNNVLSHTDGFINQNVNGSNVTLSGNATSGTSVIQASGLEPAYQSLAAKFNLAYNKPATASTVLNSGVAASKGNDNDSSTGWSPTGTDTSAWWQVDLGQAYRLGQYSLTMRQDIDQPETRGNFEIRASNDPSFATYTVLGRQGATTLPMASTLTGNIDVRQKFRYVRVAKTDGAYFFFSDFSVQQAGGALEDATGTPNVNPSTYYTIKNVNSGQLADVYQASTADGASVVQWPANSGTNQQWNIVQVSGQLYKIVSRSSGKVLDINGATHYRGTDLQQYTYNGGNNQLWYFEPTSGGYVIRNFETRQVLEVSAGSTANGAAIDQWMALNQANQAWTIQ; this comes from the coding sequence ATGAGACCCCTGCACAGAGGCGCCGGACTGGCCAAGGCACTCGCGGCCGGAATCGTCGTCTTCGCGACCCTGGTGCCGGCCCAGTCGGCGCAAGCGGCCACGACGAACTTCTACGTCGACCCCACCGGCGGCAACGACAGCAACTCCGGCACCACCACCGCCGCCGCCTTCAGGACCATCCAGGCGGCCCAGGCCGCCGTCCGCGCCTCGAACACGAACATGTCCGACGACATCGTCGTGAACCTGCGCGGCGGCACCTACAACCTCACCAGCCCGATCACGCTGGGCACGAGCGACTCCGGCACGAACGGCCACACGGTCGTCTACCAGGCCTACAACGGCGAGACCCCCGTGATCAGCAGCGGCAGAACGATCACCGGCTGGACCGCAGCCTCGAACGGCGAGTACAAGGCCTCCATGGGCAGCCTCAACTTCCGCCAGCTGTACGTCAACGGAGTGCGCGCCACCCGCGCCCGGTACCCCGACCTGGGCTCGGACTTCCAGCTCCAGGGCAGCGACAAGACCAACAAGCTGCTCCAGGTGCTCAGTTCGCAGATCTCCAACTGGAGCAACCTCGGCAAGGTCGAGATGAACCTGGAACTCCAGTGGGCGGAGAACTACCTGCGGCTGAAGTCGTTCACCACCGCAGGCGGCACCGCCAACGTCTCCCTCCAGGACCACGAGGCCGGCATCCTCTTCCAGCGGCCCTTCCCGGTCCTGTCCAACGGCTCCCCGCTGCACTTTGAGAACGCCCACGAGTTCCTCAACGAACCGGGCGAGTTCTACGTCGACACGGCCGCGCAGACGGTCTACTACAAGCCGCGCTCCGGCGAGGACATGTCCACCGCCACCGTGCAGGCACCCACCCTGCCCACCCTCGTGGAGGTCAAGGGCACCAGCCTCGACGCCCCGGTCCACGACCTGCGCTTCACCGGCATCACATTCGCGCAGACCACATGGATGGAAGCGAGCAACAACGGTCTGCTCAACGGTCAGGGCGGCAACTTCAACCTCTCTGCCGACCCCTCGAACCACCAGTACGTCGACCGTCCGCCGGCCGGGGTCCACGTCACGGACGCCGACCGCGTCTCCTTCACCGGCAACACCTTCACGCAGATGGGGTCCACCGCCCTCGACCTGCACCACGGCGTCCACGACAGCAGCGTGACCGGCAACGTCGTGTACGACATCGCGGGCAACGGCATCATGGTGGGCAAGTTCTCCGACCCGACGGTCGAGTACCACACCGTCTACAACCCGCCCACGTCCCCGGCCGGTGAGGACGCCCGCGAGGTCGTCAAGAACGTCACCGTCAACGACAACCTGATCACCCGGATCGGCGAGGACTACCTGGGCACCGCAGGCATCAACGCGGGCTTCGTCAACAGCACCACCATCAACCACAACGACATCAGCGACGCCCCGTGGGCCGCCATATCGCTCGGCTGGGGATGGCAGTCCGCGGCCAACGCCGAGGGCAACAACAGCATCAGCTACAACCGGATCGGCAACGTGCTGAACCGGCTGTGCGACACCGCCGGCATCTACCATCTCTCCAACGACCCGGGCACGGTCATCAACGACAACTACGTGCACGACGTGGTCAGGAGCCCGGCCGCCTGCGGTTCCGCGGTGGCAGGCGTCTACCTGGACGAGGGGTCGAACAACATGACCGTCTCGAACAACGTGCTGTCGCACACGGACGGATTCATCAACCAGAACGTCAACGGCAGCAACGTGACGCTGTCCGGCAACGCCACCTCGGGTACGTCGGTGATCCAGGCCTCCGGGCTGGAGCCCGCCTACCAGTCCCTCGCGGCGAAGTTCAACCTCGCCTACAACAAGCCCGCGACCGCCTCCACCGTCCTGAACTCGGGTGTGGCGGCCTCCAAGGGCAACGACAACGACAGCTCCACGGGGTGGTCGCCGACCGGGACCGACACCTCGGCCTGGTGGCAGGTCGACCTCGGACAGGCCTACCGACTCGGTCAGTACTCCCTGACGATGCGCCAGGACATCGACCAGCCCGAGACGCGCGGCAACTTCGAGATCCGCGCCTCGAACGACCCGTCGTTCGCCACCTACACCGTGCTGGGACGCCAGGGCGCCACTACGCTGCCGATGGCCTCCACACTGACCGGGAACATCGACGTCCGCCAGAAGTTCCGCTACGTGCGGGTCGCCAAGACCGACGGCGCCTACTTCTTCTTCTCCGACTTCAGCGTGCAGCAGGCCGGCGGTGCGCTGGAGGACGCGACCGGCACGCCGAACGTCAACCCGTCGACGTACTACACCATCAAGAACGTCAACAGCGGCCAGCTGGCGGACGTCTACCAGGCCTCCACCGCCGACGGCGCGAGCGTCGTCCAGTGGCCGGCCAACAGCGGCACCAACCAGCAGTGGAACATCGTCCAGGTCAGCGGCCAGCTCTACAAGATCGTCAGCAGGAGCAGCGGCAAGGTCCTCGACATCAACGGCGCGACTCACTACAGAGGGACCGATCTGCAGCAGTACACCTACAACGGAGGCAACAACCAGCTCTGGTACTTCGAGCCCACCAGTGGTGGATACGTCATCCGCAACTTCGAGACCAGACAGGTCCTGGAAGTCAGCGCCGGCTCGACGGCCAACGGTGCCGCCATCGACCAGTGGATGGCACTGAACCAGGCGAACCAGGCGTGGACCATCCAGTGA
- a CDS encoding aldo/keto reductase: MHRRKIPHTPVEVTELGFGASVIGNLYRVTDAHGASVALDAAWDAGIRYFDTAPHYGLGLSERRLGAALCDRPREEFVVSSKVGRLLVPNEHPRGVDNEGFVVRDDLRRQWDFSRDGVLRSIEETLERTGLDRLDIVYLHDPDDHWQQAADEAVPALAELRAQGVIGAIGAGMNQSAMLARFLRETAADVVMLAGRYTLLDQSALDDVLPAAQAHGKSVVAVGVFNSGLLSRERPAEGMKYDYQDAPADLVRRARAIAEVCERYGTTLPAAAIAFPFAHPAVVNVTLGMRTAEQVRRNVELHAQGVPDGLWAELRAQRLIRA; encoded by the coding sequence TTGCACCGCCGGAAGATCCCTCACACCCCCGTCGAGGTCACCGAACTCGGCTTCGGCGCCTCGGTGATCGGCAACCTCTACCGGGTGACCGACGCCCATGGTGCCTCGGTCGCCCTGGACGCCGCCTGGGACGCGGGCATCCGCTACTTCGACACCGCGCCGCACTACGGCCTCGGCCTCTCCGAACGCCGGCTCGGCGCCGCCCTGTGCGACCGTCCGCGCGAGGAGTTCGTCGTCTCGTCCAAGGTGGGCCGCCTCCTCGTCCCCAACGAGCACCCGCGGGGTGTCGACAACGAGGGGTTCGTCGTGCGGGACGACCTGCGCCGCCAATGGGACTTCAGCCGGGACGGCGTCCTGCGCTCCATCGAGGAGACCCTCGAACGCACCGGCCTGGACCGCCTCGACATCGTCTACCTCCACGACCCCGACGACCACTGGCAACAGGCCGCCGACGAGGCCGTGCCCGCCCTGGCCGAGCTGCGCGCGCAGGGCGTGATCGGGGCGATCGGCGCCGGCATGAACCAGTCCGCCATGCTCGCCCGCTTCCTGCGCGAGACCGCCGCCGACGTGGTGATGCTGGCCGGGCGCTACACCCTGCTCGACCAGTCCGCCCTCGACGACGTCCTGCCCGCCGCGCAGGCCCACGGCAAGAGCGTCGTCGCGGTCGGCGTCTTCAACTCCGGTCTGCTCTCCCGGGAGCGGCCCGCCGAGGGCATGAAGTACGACTACCAGGACGCCCCCGCCGACCTGGTGCGGCGGGCCCGGGCCATCGCCGAGGTGTGCGAGCGGTACGGCACCACGCTGCCGGCCGCCGCCATCGCCTTCCCCTTCGCTCACCCCGCGGTCGTCAACGTCACCCTCGGCATGCGCACCGCCGAACAGGTCAGGCGCAACGTCGAACTGCACGCCCAGGGTGTCCCCGACGGCCTCTGGGCGGAACTGCGCGCGCAGCGCTTGATCAGGGCGTGA
- a CDS encoding PfkB family carbohydrate kinase, with the protein MNDWTSAACSAETGYVTGPRMSGLHVLDRIGSGDGFAAGLIHGLLAGHSLSRALRSISCTAGRSLTPPSRSPNSASAPR; encoded by the coding sequence GTGAACGACTGGACCTCGGCGGCCTGCTCCGCCGAGACCGGATACGTCACCGGTCCCCGCATGTCCGGCCTGCACGTCCTGGACCGCATCGGCTCCGGTGACGGCTTCGCCGCCGGGCTCATCCACGGCCTGCTCGCCGGCCACTCCCTGTCACGCGCCCTCAGGAGCATCTCTTGCACCGCCGGAAGATCCCTCACACCCCCGTCGAGGTCACCGAACTCGGCTTCGGCGCCTCGGTGA
- a CDS encoding amidohydrolase family protein translates to MNAPLLVDAHHHLWDLSQRPQPWLDDPAVASIRRTFTPDDLRSTATHPIAGRRLHGTVVVQCIAEVAETEDLLALAEREPLIQAVVGWADLTSPAIGDALDQLIAGPGGGYLRSLRHLVQGETDANWLQRPDAERGLGAANDRGLRYDVLVRAHQLDQAIRLAERFPDLPQVLDHAGKPDIARKDIEGWERGIRRLAAHPHVVCKVSGLITEADHTHWTTADIRPVWDVLVSAFGPGRLMFGSDWPVADLAGGWNRWAATVDDLLTGWSESDIDALLAGTATAFYGLAPVTGEGAPTARTS, encoded by the coding sequence GTGAACGCACCCCTGCTGGTCGACGCCCACCACCACCTCTGGGATCTCTCCCAACGCCCGCAACCCTGGCTCGACGACCCGGCCGTGGCATCGATCCGCCGCACCTTCACCCCCGATGACCTGCGCTCCACCGCCACCCACCCCATCGCGGGCCGTCGACTGCACGGCACGGTCGTCGTCCAGTGCATCGCGGAGGTCGCCGAGACCGAGGACCTGCTCGCGCTCGCCGAGCGGGAGCCGCTGATCCAGGCCGTGGTCGGCTGGGCAGACCTGACCTCCCCGGCGATCGGTGACGCGCTCGACCAGCTGATCGCCGGGCCTGGCGGCGGGTACCTGCGCTCCCTGCGCCACCTGGTCCAGGGCGAGACCGACGCCAACTGGCTGCAACGACCCGATGCGGAAAGGGGGTTGGGGGCGGCCAACGACAGGGGACTGCGCTACGACGTCCTCGTGCGCGCCCACCAGCTCGACCAGGCGATCCGGCTCGCGGAACGCTTCCCCGACCTGCCCCAGGTCCTCGACCACGCGGGCAAGCCGGACATCGCCCGCAAGGACATCGAGGGCTGGGAACGTGGAATCCGACGGCTGGCCGCACACCCGCACGTGGTGTGCAAGGTCTCCGGGCTGATCACCGAGGCCGACCACACCCACTGGACCACCGCTGACATCCGCCCCGTCTGGGACGTCCTGGTCTCCGCCTTCGGCCCCGGGCGACTGATGTTCGGCTCGGACTGGCCGGTCGCCGACCTGGCGGGCGGCTGGAACCGGTGGGCCGCCACCGTGGACGACCTGCTCACCGGCTGGAGCGAGAGCGACATCGACGCACTCCTCGCCGGGACCGCCACCGCGTTCTACGGCCTCGCGCCCGTCACCGGAGAGGGAGCCCCGACGGCCCGAACGAGCTGA
- a CDS encoding L-rhamnose mutarotase, translating to MKRIAQTIRLRPEHREEYLRLHSAVWPGVEAALLRANIRNYSIYLHGDVLFAYMEYIGDDFEADMASIEADPETRRWWKLTDPCQEPFPDRGPGRQWTELPEIWHLSPPSDDITA from the coding sequence ATGAAGCGCATCGCCCAGACCATCAGGCTCCGGCCCGAGCACCGCGAGGAGTACCTCCGGCTGCACTCGGCGGTATGGCCCGGCGTCGAGGCCGCCCTGCTCCGGGCGAACATCCGCAACTACAGCATCTACCTCCACGGTGACGTGCTCTTCGCGTACATGGAGTACATCGGCGACGACTTCGAGGCGGACATGGCGTCCATCGAGGCCGACCCCGAGACCCGGCGCTGGTGGAAGCTCACCGACCCGTGCCAGGAGCCCTTCCCCGACCGGGGCCCGGGCCGCCAGTGGACCGAGCTCCCCGAGATCTGGCACCTGAGCCCGCCCAGCGACGACATCACCGCCTGA